From the genome of Thermodesulfobacteriota bacterium, one region includes:
- a CDS encoding type ISP restriction/modification enzyme, translating into MLKSYLKNLHEITNRGDAREESYYTALENLLNEYAASIGKKNVHITTLPKKTEAGNPDFRLWDGKQHIFGYIEAKAPTVTYLDQVETTEQLKRYLHTFPNLLLTNFFEFRLYRQGILDKKTFIARPYVMHKLKGVPPVENEEEFLSLLERFFSFSLPKVYDAKTLAIELAKRTRFLKDEVVTQELKSVGQAFLPDSNKYKEVTDRNVCPTGINVMDKDVRPNVLHGFYEAFKKYLISGLTKEDFADLYSQTITYGLFAARTRSENGFNRKLAYDRIPRTIGILRDVFRFISLGDLPQQMEWIVDDISEVLAVTDVKKILHQYFHEGKGKDPIVHFYETFLAQYDPETRERRGVYYTPEAVVSYIVRSLHLILKEKFGKSDGFADNSVTVLDPAAGTLTFLAEAAKLAVEEFVSKYGEGGKENLIKEHILKNYYAFELMMAPYAVGHLKMSFLLEELGYKLQKDDRFKLYLTNTLEMEELAQTELPGMASLSEESHLAGRVKKEQPILVILGNPPYSGHSSNIGEWISDEIKTYYRVDGRPLREKNPKWLQDDYVKFIRFAQWKIDQAGEGILGFITNHSYLDNPTFRGMRQSLMNSFNEIYILDLHGNSLKKEKCPDGSKDENVFDIKQGVAIALFIKNKRRGQTFLPDTCEVGHSELWGLRENKYDWLENNEIKTTRWKSILPKSEFYLFVPRHEGLLESYERNPKITDIFPINSVGIVTSRDSFVIDADKELLKRRIRMFSDKKIPDEIIRQTFNLKDKSNWKLKTARENVRKDENWENSITQILYRPFDTQWIFYHDAVIERSRKEVMRHMLTNNLSICFMRQVSLGEDYSHFLVSEHIVDNRTFLSSKGIIQQAPLYLYPDTGKKDLFNHKQRAGGRKPNINPELFAILSSTYNNGTERNVCIKKDSAGQAFLHDTNKYKEVTDKNVCPTGINVMGKNVRPTDINEAENADDIKITRRHLPHWRLKGATYFITFRTAQGELSVEEQKLVLNHIVDGNEKFYTLIAAIVMPDHVHILLTPREEYDLSRIMKGIKGVSARRINLKRTDKNVYPTKKETSGSIWQDESFDRIIRDQNELNEKLDYMLNNPVKSGLTESPWDYHGWYFNVAGSDLVGQAFLPDQKEVADADVTDRKVVTDKNVCPNIFYYIYAVLYSNIYRTKYAQFLKIDFPRVPFTKDYEVFSRMAELGKRLADLHLLKSEELDPPVARFQGKGDDKVEKIKYEPAGQTFVSDAKESLPRIYINNDQYFEGVRKEVWEYQIGGYQVCEKWLKDRRGRRLSLDDIKHYCRVATAIQKTIDVQEEIDNIYPEVEKEIIEFKKE; encoded by the coding sequence ATGTTAAAATCCTATCTAAAAAACCTGCACGAAATCACGAACCGTGGAGATGCAAGGGAAGAGAGTTATTACACCGCTCTTGAAAACCTTTTAAACGAGTATGCGGCATCGATAGGGAAGAAGAATGTTCACATCACAACCCTTCCCAAGAAAACGGAGGCCGGTAATCCGGATTTTCGGTTATGGGATGGCAAACAACATATCTTTGGTTACATCGAAGCTAAAGCCCCAACAGTAACTTACTTAGACCAGGTAGAAACAACAGAACAACTAAAGCGTTATTTACACACCTTCCCAAATCTTTTACTGACCAATTTCTTTGAATTCAGGCTTTACCGGCAAGGGATTCTAGATAAAAAGACGTTTATTGCAAGGCCCTATGTTATGCATAAACTCAAAGGTGTTCCCCCGGTTGAGAACGAAGAGGAGTTTCTTAGCTTACTAGAAAGGTTCTTTTCCTTTTCACTTCCCAAAGTCTATGATGCTAAAACCCTGGCCATAGAATTAGCGAAAAGGACCCGGTTCCTTAAAGACGAAGTTGTTACACAAGAATTAAAATCGGTAGGTCAGGCATTCCTGCCTGACTCAAACAAATACAAGGAGGTTACTGACAGGAATGTCTGTCCTACCGGTATTAATGTGATGGACAAGGATGTCCGCCCCAATGTTCTACATGGTTTTTACGAGGCATTCAAGAAATACCTCATAAGCGGTCTTACCAAAGAGGATTTTGCGGACCTTTACTCACAAACCATTACCTACGGGCTCTTCGCTGCCCGAACCCGTTCCGAGAACGGCTTTAATAGAAAACTTGCCTATGACCGGATTCCAAGAACGATAGGAATTTTAAGAGATGTATTCAGGTTTATTTCACTGGGAGACTTGCCTCAACAGATGGAATGGATTGTTGATGATATTTCCGAGGTTCTAGCGGTTACCGATGTAAAAAAGATACTTCACCAGTATTTCCATGAAGGAAAAGGCAAAGACCCTATAGTCCATTTCTACGAGACATTCCTGGCCCAGTATGACCCGGAAACAAGGGAAAGGCGGGGAGTTTATTACACGCCAGAAGCGGTGGTTTCCTACATCGTGCGTTCGCTTCACCTAATCCTTAAGGAAAAGTTCGGAAAGTCAGACGGTTTTGCCGATAACTCGGTTACTGTTTTGGACCCTGCAGCAGGAACGCTCACATTCCTTGCCGAGGCGGCAAAACTGGCGGTTGAGGAATTTGTTTCAAAGTACGGTGAAGGCGGAAAGGAAAATCTCATAAAAGAGCATATTCTCAAAAACTACTATGCCTTTGAACTGATGATGGCTCCTTATGCCGTAGGACATTTGAAGATGTCGTTCCTTCTCGAAGAGCTTGGCTATAAATTACAGAAAGACGACAGATTCAAGCTCTATCTCACAAACACTCTTGAGATGGAAGAGCTAGCCCAAACGGAGCTTCCCGGAATGGCTTCTCTCTCTGAGGAATCACACTTAGCGGGAAGAGTGAAAAAGGAACAACCTATTCTTGTAATCCTGGGCAATCCGCCTTATTCGGGGCATTCCTCAAACATCGGCGAATGGATTTCGGATGAAATCAAAACTTACTACCGGGTAGATGGAAGGCCTCTCCGTGAGAAAAATCCCAAGTGGCTGCAAGATGATTACGTGAAGTTTATCCGCTTTGCCCAGTGGAAGATTGACCAGGCCGGTGAGGGGATTTTGGGATTTATTACCAACCACAGCTATCTTGACAACCCAACATTCAGGGGAATGCGCCAGTCCCTTATGAACAGTTTCAATGAGATTTACATTTTGGATTTACACGGCAACAGCTTGAAGAAGGAAAAATGCCCTGATGGTTCAAAGGACGAAAACGTCTTTGACATAAAGCAGGGAGTAGCTATTGCTCTTTTTATAAAAAACAAACGGAGAGGTCAGACATTCTTGCCTGACACTTGTGAAGTTGGCCATTCGGAGCTTTGGGGATTAAGGGAGAATAAATATGATTGGCTCGAAAATAATGAAATAAAAACTACTAGATGGAAATCGATATTACCCAAATCTGAGTTTTATCTTTTTGTTCCTAGGCATGAGGGGCTTTTGGAAAGTTATGAAAGGAACCCAAAGATAACGGATATTTTCCCGATAAATAGCGTTGGCATTGTAACTTCAAGAGATAGTTTTGTGATTGATGCTGATAAAGAATTACTTAAACGGCGTATTAGGATGTTTTCAGATAAAAAGATACCGGATGAAATTATAAGGCAGACCTTCAACCTGAAGGATAAGTCAAATTGGAAACTAAAAACTGCACGAGAGAATGTGAGAAAAGACGAAAATTGGGAAAACTCAATTACGCAGATTTTATATAGACCATTTGATACCCAATGGATTTTCTATCACGATGCGGTTATCGAACGTTCTCGAAAAGAAGTCATGCGACATATGCTAACTAATAATCTTTCAATTTGTTTTATGAGACAAGTTTCTTTGGGGGAAGATTACAGTCATTTTCTTGTTAGTGAACATATAGTAGATAATAGGACTTTTTTAAGTAGCAAAGGGATTATTCAACAAGCTCCACTCTATCTTTACCCTGACACTGGTAAAAAAGACCTGTTTAACCACAAGCAAAGGGCAGGTGGAAGGAAGCCGAATATTAATCCTGAACTCTTTGCCATCCTTTCCAGTACATACAATAATGGGACAGAAAGGAATGTCTGTATCAAAAAAGATTCGGCAGGTCAGGCATTCCTGCATGACACAAACAAATACAAGGAGGTGACAGACAAGAATGTCTGTCCTACCGGTATTAATGTGATGGGCAAAAATGTCCGTCCCACCGATATTAATGAGGCCGAAAATGCCGATGACATCAAAATTACCAGAAGGCATCTGCCACACTGGAGATTGAAAGGGGCAACGTACTTTATTACCTTCAGAACGGCTCAAGGCGAGTTGTCTGTCGAGGAACAGAAACTCGTTTTAAATCACATTGTGGATGGCAATGAAAAGTTTTATACGCTTATTGCAGCTATCGTTATGCCCGACCACGTTCATATTTTACTTACTCCAAGAGAGGAATATGACCTCAGCAGGATAATGAAGGGCATTAAAGGAGTATCAGCCAGGCGGATTAATCTGAAGAGGACAGATAAGAATGTCTATCCTACCAAAAAAGAAACCTCCGGTTCTATCTGGCAGGATGAATCCTTTGACAGGATTATAAGAGACCAGAATGAATTGAATGAAAAGTTAGATTATATGTTGAACAACCCGGTGAAAAGCGGATTGACCGAAAGCCCATGGGATTATCATGGTTGGTATTTTAATGTGGCCGGAAGCGATTTGGTAGGTCAGGCATTCCTGCCTGATCAAAAAGAAGTGGCAGATGCTGATGTGACAGACAGGAAAGTGGTGACAGACAAGAATGTCTGTCCCAATATCTTCTATTACATCTATGCTGTTCTTTACTCTAACATCTACCGCACTAAATATGCTCAATTTCTTAAGATAGATTTTCCGAGAGTTCCTTTCACGAAAGATTACGAAGTCTTTAGTAGAATGGCAGAGCTTGGGAAGAGGCTTGCTGACTTGCATTTGCTAAAATCAGAAGAGCTTGACCCACCCGTTGCCAGATTCCAGGGCAAGGGAGATGACAAGGTCGAGAAGATAAAATACGAACCCGCAGGTCAGACATTCGTGTCTGACGCTAAAGAATCCCTGCCCAGAATTTACATAAACAACGATCAATATTTTGAAGGTGTAAGAAAAGAGGTTTGGGAATACCAGATTGGAGGCTATCAGGTATGCGAAAAGTGGCTTAAGGACAGAAGGGGAAGAAGGCTATCCCTTGACGATATAAAGCACTACTGCAGGGTTGCCACTGCCATTCAAAAAACTATAGATGTCCAAGAAGAGATTGATAACATTTATCCAGAAGTTGAGAAGGAGATTATAGAATTTAAAAAAGAGTAA
- a CDS encoding type II toxin-antitoxin system RelE/ParE family toxin: MHLKIEIKPTAEKSYRKLDKKTRARIKEALLKLEKSNNPLFHENVKALTGELKGDYRLRVGDWRILFTPDKKSKVIYVYAILPRGEAYKD; the protein is encoded by the coding sequence ATGCACTTGAAGATTGAGATCAAGCCTACGGCGGAGAAGTCTTACAGAAAGCTTGATAAAAAGACCAGAGCCAGGATAAAAGAGGCTCTACTTAAATTGGAAAAGAGTAATAACCCTTTATTTCATGAAAACGTTAAAGCCCTGACTGGAGAACTAAAAGGAGATTATAGGCTCAGGGTTGGAGACTGGAGAATCCTTTTTACCCCTGATAAAAAGAGTAAGGTTATTTACGTCTACGCCATATTGCCCCGAGGTGAAGCATATAAAGATTAA
- a CDS encoding sodium-dependent transporter gives MNEREQWKTQVGFILATIGSAVGLGNIWRFSYLTYDNGGGAFLVAYVIALFTAGIPLMILEFGLGHKKAGSAPYAYARILKRWEWLGWWAVTFVMFGIVLYYSVIISWCLNYFLFSFTKAWGTDLDGFFFKNFLGTTSGPWEIGGVRTPILLGLFFIWVVSWLIVYRGIGKGIELANKVFMPLLFVLVGILVFWSLTLEGAREGIIAYLKPDFSELAKPKVWIDAYSQTFFSLSLGFGILIAYASYLPERSNLTGYAVITSLADCSFAIFAGFAVFAVLGYMALETGRPVDSVVSEGIGLAFVAYPKAINLFPVGGNIFGAIFFLALIIAGITSAISIIEAFVAATIDKFKVSRGKVITVLSLLGFLGGVIFTTGGGLFWLDIVDRFLSHYGLVVVGILECVLVGWLFRIELIRNHINKVSNLRIGLWWDFLIKFFLPVVLTVILVWDLVNEIKKPYGDYGWSAILGIGVNWLFITLLIALVLTWLPWRENSQKA, from the coding sequence ATGAACGAAAGAGAACAGTGGAAGACCCAGGTCGGTTTTATACTGGCCACTATAGGCTCTGCCGTTGGACTGGGAAATATATGGCGCTTTTCCTATTTAACATACGATAACGGAGGGGGGGCGTTTTTAGTTGCTTATGTTATAGCCCTCTTCACCGCGGGAATACCCCTTATGATATTGGAGTTCGGATTAGGTCATAAAAAAGCGGGAAGTGCCCCCTATGCCTACGCAAGAATATTGAAGAGGTGGGAATGGCTCGGCTGGTGGGCGGTAACATTCGTCATGTTTGGGATAGTCCTCTACTATTCCGTGATCATATCCTGGTGTCTGAATTATTTTCTCTTCTCTTTCACAAAAGCCTGGGGCACCGATTTAGACGGCTTTTTCTTCAAAAATTTCCTCGGTACGACTTCTGGGCCCTGGGAAATCGGCGGGGTTAGGACTCCGATACTCCTCGGCCTTTTTTTTATCTGGGTGGTTAGCTGGTTGATAGTTTACCGGGGTATAGGAAAGGGGATTGAGCTGGCGAACAAAGTATTCATGCCTCTTCTTTTCGTACTCGTAGGGATACTGGTATTTTGGAGTCTAACCCTAGAGGGCGCTAGGGAAGGGATAATTGCCTACCTGAAGCCTGACTTTTCTGAACTGGCCAAGCCCAAGGTGTGGATAGATGCCTACAGCCAGACATTTTTCTCGTTAAGCCTTGGTTTCGGAATTCTTATAGCTTATGCCAGCTACCTTCCGGAAAGAAGCAACCTAACCGGTTATGCGGTAATCACTTCTTTAGCTGACTGCTCTTTTGCAATTTTTGCCGGATTTGCCGTTTTTGCCGTCCTCGGCTACATGGCTCTTGAGACCGGGCGCCCGGTCGACTCCGTAGTATCCGAGGGTATAGGGCTCGCCTTCGTGGCCTATCCCAAGGCCATAAACCTGTTTCCGGTGGGCGGAAATATCTTCGGCGCCATTTTTTTCCTAGCGCTTATAATTGCCGGAATCACCTCGGCAATATCGATCATAGAGGCTTTCGTCGCTGCAACAATCGATAAGTTTAAAGTCAGCCGGGGTAAGGTAATAACGGTTCTGTCCCTACTCGGTTTTCTAGGAGGGGTAATATTCACTACCGGCGGAGGGCTCTTTTGGCTGGACATAGTGGATCGGTTCCTCAGCCACTATGGACTTGTGGTTGTGGGGATTCTGGAATGCGTCCTGGTAGGTTGGCTCTTTCGCATTGAGCTAATAAGAAATCACATAAACAAAGTATCTAATCTCAGAATTGGATTATGGTGGGATTTTCTAATAAAGTTTTTCCTGCCCGTCGTGCTCACGGTAATTCTAGTCTGGGATCTGGTAAACGAAATCAAGAAACCATACGGGGATTACGGCTGGAGCGCTATATTGGGGATCGGGGTAAATTGGCTTTTTATAACACTCCTTATAGCCCTTGTTCTTACCTGGCTTCCGTGGAGGGAGAACAGTCAGAAGGCATAG
- a CDS encoding homoserine dehydrogenase: protein MNVVNLGLIGAGTVGCGVIKVINENRDIIEKRSGVRLQIKKIADIDPDRKRPVEIHKSLFTTNAWEVIEDDSIPIVIELVGGTTIAKDFILGAIRKGKNVVTANKALLAHHGKEIFLAATQHEVDIGFEASVGGGIPIIRATKEGYVANRILSIHGIINGTCNYILSKMTEEGGEFDNVLKRAQEKGYAEADPSFDIDGIDTAHKLSILIMLSFGSFLDFEKIYVEGIRGITPLDISFADEFGYKIKLLAIAKSRNGGIEARVHPTLVEKGTPIADVSGAFNAIYVVGDAVGPTMLYGMGAGMMPTASAVVSDIVQIAKNISLDNSHTSLPRLYQEENSSKLIPMSDIVTKYYLRFQVEDRPGVLGHIAGSLGKNNISIESVIQKGRQLEGGEVPVVIMTHEAKESDLLSALGEIDNSSFVKARSVFIRIEEL, encoded by the coding sequence GTGAACGTAGTCAATCTTGGCCTTATCGGCGCCGGAACAGTGGGTTGCGGGGTGATCAAGGTCATAAATGAGAATAGAGACATCATCGAAAAGAGGTCGGGGGTAAGGCTGCAGATTAAGAAAATAGCAGACATCGACCCGGATAGGAAAAGACCGGTCGAAATCCACAAGTCACTATTCACCACTAACGCCTGGGAAGTAATAGAAGACGATTCAATCCCTATTGTGATTGAGCTGGTCGGAGGGACCACCATAGCAAAGGATTTTATCCTAGGAGCGATAAGGAAAGGAAAGAATGTGGTAACTGCAAACAAGGCGCTCCTGGCCCATCACGGCAAAGAAATATTCTTAGCCGCCACCCAGCATGAGGTAGACATCGGCTTTGAGGCAAGCGTGGGCGGGGGAATACCCATAATCAGAGCGACGAAGGAGGGGTACGTCGCAAACAGAATCCTCTCAATTCATGGAATCATAAACGGGACGTGCAACTACATACTCTCAAAAATGACTGAGGAGGGGGGTGAGTTTGACAACGTGCTCAAAAGGGCACAGGAAAAGGGTTATGCCGAAGCCGACCCCTCATTCGATATAGACGGAATAGATACAGCACACAAGCTTTCCATATTGATAATGCTATCGTTCGGGAGCTTCCTGGATTTCGAAAAAATATATGTAGAGGGAATACGTGGAATTACACCCCTCGATATTTCATTTGCAGATGAATTCGGATACAAGATAAAACTTTTGGCCATAGCAAAATCAAGAAATGGCGGCATAGAGGCCCGGGTTCACCCCACACTGGTGGAGAAAGGCACACCCATTGCCGACGTCTCCGGGGCCTTCAATGCCATCTATGTGGTAGGCGATGCCGTAGGCCCTACCATGCTCTACGGAATGGGAGCGGGAATGATGCCCACGGCCAGCGCGGTAGTGAGCGACATAGTCCAGATAGCTAAGAATATCAGCCTCGACAACTCCCACACTTCGCTGCCCCGGCTATACCAAGAGGAGAACTCATCCAAGTTGATTCCGATGAGCGACATCGTAACCAAGTATTACTTGAGGTTCCAGGTGGAAGACAGACCGGGCGTGCTCGGCCATATTGCCGGAAGCCTGGGTAAAAACAACATAAGCATCGAGTCCGTAATTCAGAAGGGAAGACAGCTTGAGGGAGGGGAGGTCCCCGTGGTGATAATGACCCACGAGGCGAAGGAAAGCGACCTGCTTTCCGCACTCGGTGAAATTGATAACTCCTCCTTCGTCAAAGCAAGAAGCGTCTTTATCCGGATAGAGGAGCTGTAG
- a CDS encoding M36 family metallopeptidase, translating into MGREIDCRNFKVSKVTKAREVELKSLASEVSDRLPGAHRVRIKSLDATTGNPSVVTSESAPAEKGNYIERALNHVTRISRALGFTETQPAEFIADPNIQETSSGGVAVHLQQQYKGISIFQAAQAVRFSPDGALKETAGTSVTVSKEVEVLLKLSVQEAVLRAAQHVAVPGPDEEGAKDQFGQPLKLERVDLTGFEPRIIAAFTNKPDQPTVIDAGPFGDKIKANLIWFPLEEGLRLGWEVVITMPGYKGQYRTIVDAKTGEILYCRQLMKSVAARGNVYHVDGGSARQMTNFPRPLGDYSLPIPTNLPTGFPDDWVDLNSAIGNSVFAHLDHSGPTIQGTVQDGVLTFDPADPVGNDQKVLNIFYYNCYMHDFFYILGFREADGNFQQNNFGRGGVQSDRVDARAHAGPVWGTANMYTPIDGLGATMNMGLVESTNRHTAFDSTVVFHEFTHGVTNRLVGGPMNDHALEAPQSGGMGEGWSDYFACTINNTTVAGAWVVDDPAGIRGFPYDTNFPDHFGKLGAGRYMEHPMTGEVPVHNIGEIWCATLMEMNRRIGINLALQLVVDALKLTPANPSFLDARDAILAALDNKLAAGQISSAEHGTARGGIWAAFARFGMGPAAQSNGASLSGIVADFNVPADTTGPGIRVEASPNLAIPDNQPTGVTSVLTVAQSGRVKEITVSVNIEHTYIGDLMVSLTPPGGNAIVLHDRTGASTHNLIKSYTSDDSPLASLVGEQAQGDWTLKIVDTAAVDVGTLRNWSIEISLEAAAQVIHEETSPGLAIPDNDPAGVSSFIAISESGTVQGIKVGVDITHTYIGDLRVELFSPSGQQAILHNRAGGGQDNLITTYDSITTPSLASLAGSPAEGNWVLRVTDLEGRDVGKLNKWSLDITV; encoded by the coding sequence ATGGGTAGGGAGATAGACTGCAGGAACTTTAAAGTCAGCAAGGTCACAAAGGCCCGTGAGGTTGAGCTCAAATCGCTCGCCTCTGAGGTCTCTGACCGTCTTCCCGGAGCGCATCGGGTAAGAATTAAAAGTCTAGATGCTACCACCGGCAATCCGTCTGTGGTTACCTCCGAATCGGCACCAGCGGAGAAGGGAAACTACATCGAGCGGGCGTTAAACCACGTAACCAGGATAAGCCGGGCATTGGGGTTTACGGAGACACAGCCGGCGGAGTTTATAGCCGACCCGAACATACAAGAGACCAGCAGCGGCGGTGTGGCTGTCCACCTGCAGCAACAGTATAAGGGTATCTCCATATTCCAGGCGGCCCAGGCAGTGCGATTTTCCCCGGACGGCGCTTTGAAGGAGACCGCCGGCACCAGCGTCACGGTTTCTAAAGAAGTCGAGGTTCTTCTCAAGCTATCGGTTCAGGAAGCGGTGCTTAGGGCAGCTCAGCATGTAGCGGTGCCCGGCCCGGATGAGGAAGGAGCTAAAGACCAGTTCGGCCAGCCGCTCAAACTTGAGAGGGTGGATTTAACCGGCTTTGAGCCGAGGATCATAGCCGCTTTTACCAACAAACCGGACCAGCCCACGGTGATCGATGCCGGCCCCTTCGGCGATAAAATCAAGGCCAACCTGATATGGTTTCCGCTGGAGGAAGGACTTAGGCTAGGCTGGGAAGTGGTAATAACCATGCCTGGCTACAAGGGCCAATACCGCACCATAGTAGACGCCAAGACCGGAGAGATTCTATACTGCCGACAATTGATGAAGTCGGTAGCGGCGAGGGGCAATGTTTATCATGTTGACGGAGGGAGTGCGCGGCAGATGACCAATTTCCCCAGGCCTCTTGGCGATTATAGTCTTCCTATCCCTACCAATTTGCCTACGGGCTTTCCCGACGATTGGGTGGATTTAAACAGCGCCATCGGTAACAGTGTTTTTGCACACCTCGACCACAGCGGGCCGACCATTCAGGGCACGGTTCAGGACGGCGTCCTCACGTTCGACCCGGCTGACCCGGTAGGCAACGACCAGAAGGTCCTCAATATTTTTTATTACAACTGCTACATGCACGACTTCTTCTACATTCTCGGATTCAGGGAGGCCGACGGAAACTTCCAGCAAAACAACTTCGGCCGGGGAGGGGTACAATCGGATAGAGTAGATGCGCGGGCACATGCCGGCCCGGTTTGGGGAACGGCCAATATGTACACCCCGATAGACGGCCTGGGTGCGACGATGAATATGGGTTTGGTGGAGTCAACCAACAGGCATACGGCGTTCGATTCGACGGTGGTTTTTCACGAGTTTACTCATGGGGTTACAAACCGCTTGGTCGGCGGGCCGATGAACGACCATGCTCTGGAGGCGCCACAGAGTGGCGGCATGGGAGAGGGCTGGAGCGATTACTTTGCCTGCACCATAAACAATACAACGGTAGCCGGAGCGTGGGTGGTCGATGACCCGGCCGGTATTCGGGGCTTTCCCTACGATACCAATTTCCCGGACCATTTCGGCAAGCTGGGGGCGGGCCGCTACATGGAGCACCCGATGACTGGAGAGGTCCCGGTGCACAACATCGGAGAAATCTGGTGCGCCACCCTTATGGAGATGAACAGAAGAATCGGAATAAATCTTGCCCTGCAATTAGTCGTAGATGCCCTTAAGCTAACGCCGGCGAATCCCAGTTTTCTCGATGCTCGCGACGCGATTTTAGCGGCGCTGGATAACAAGCTGGCCGCAGGGCAAATTAGTTCTGCAGAGCACGGCACGGCCCGTGGAGGAATCTGGGCCGCTTTTGCCCGGTTTGGCATGGGGCCAGCCGCCCAGTCAAACGGCGCAAGCCTGTCCGGTATCGTTGCCGACTTCAACGTCCCTGCCGATACTACCGGGCCGGGTATCAGGGTTGAGGCTTCGCCGAATCTAGCCATTCCAGACAACCAACCAACCGGTGTGACCAGCGTGCTCACCGTGGCACAGTCAGGCCGGGTCAAAGAAATCACTGTCTCGGTCAATATCGAGCACACTTATATCGGAGACCTTATGGTGAGCTTAACCCCACCGGGCGGCAACGCCATCGTCCTTCACGACCGCACCGGTGCAAGCACGCACAACCTAATCAAGTCCTACACCAGCGACGATTCCCCGCTGGCTAGCTTGGTGGGAGAGCAGGCTCAAGGGGACTGGACGCTGAAGATAGTTGATACGGCAGCGGTTGATGTTGGAACTCTTCGGAACTGGAGCATCGAAATCAGCCTGGAAGCGGCTGCTCAGGTCATTCATGAAGAGACTTCACCGGGACTGGCCATTCCGGACAACGACCCTGCCGGGGTGAGCAGTTTCATAGCTATTTCCGAATCGGGAACGGTGCAGGGAATTAAAGTCGGTGTTGACATCACCCATACCTACATCGGAGACCTGAGGGTCGAGCTCTTTTCACCATCAGGCCAGCAAGCTATATTGCATAACCGGGCTGGCGGTGGTCAGGACAACCTGATAACCACCTATGATTCAATCACCACTCCGTCTCTAGCATCTCTGGCCGGTAGCCCGGCGGAGGGAAACTGGGTCTTGAGGGTTACAGACCTGGAGGGCCGGGATGTCGGGAAGCTTAATAAATGGAGCTTGGATATAACGGTATAA